One Dermatophagoides farinae isolate YC_2012a chromosome 1, ASM2471394v1, whole genome shotgun sequence genomic region harbors:
- the LOC124491436 gene encoding uncharacterized protein LOC124491436 isoform X2 — protein MMTKKNQIHWLRRHLLHLFASIDAGYDLHFIRDYKEYVDKLVKFVEMYGTSYATEHDKFKAVQKKVEALINSPEIPSLIKESLRSKFDRANELAADFSESKSRRKLDENNYIVKSLHAIQRGEISSAYCCSNEFRDYMPLYRHIVADHANLYVDDSIPQNESSDLSQIQGTSRNYPMVDQSTRSRDIQMLNEIEPPISLEHSYASLDEQSIPLDEQSISSDEQSIHSDDDDDESENYDDVDMIYLDEEEPFEEESFEEEQFEGDPIEFLIEVKNSLSDSEYSTFEFWVKKMIEGRLFFNFSRALIRNTFPGLIRSIPSASNNLKDYIDRMSNSSYLQDKFAMMNPNCIQPEEYESTE, from the exons ATG ATGACCAAGAAAAACCAAATCCATTGGTTGCGACGCCATTTATTGCATTTGTTCGCATCGATCGACGCAGGATACGATTTGCATTTCATCCGGGACTACAAAGAATATGTCGATAAACTTGTAAAATTTGTGGAGATGTATGGAACGTCTTACGCAACGGAACACGACAAGTTCAAGGCCGTGCAAAAAAAGGTGGAAGCTTTGATAAACTCACCAGAAATTCCGTCACTGATCAAAGAATCGTTAAGATCCAAATTTGATCGTGCGAATGAACTTGCTGCGGATTTTTCAGAG tCAAAATCAAGAAGAAAACTTGACGAGAATAATTACATTGTGAAATCATTGCATGCCATCCAAAGAGGCGAAATCTCTTCGGCATATTGCTGCAGCAATGAATTTCGCGATTACATGCCATTATATCGACATATCGTTGCTGATCATGCGAATTTATATGTCGACGACAGTATTCCTCAGAATGAATCATCCGATTTATCACAGATTCAAGGCACTTCCCGGAATTATCCGATGGTGGATCAATCAACACGCTCTCGGGAcattcaaatgttgaatgaaatcGAACCACCTATTTCTTTGGAACACTCGTACGCTTCTTTGGATGAACAATCCATTCCTTTGGATGAACAATCAATTTCTTCGGATGAACAATCCATTCattcggatgatgatgatgatgaatccgaAAATTACGACGATGTAGATATGATTTATCTCGACGAAGAAGAACCATTTGAAGAAGAATCATTTGAAGAAGAACAATTTGAAGGCGATCCAAtcgaatttttgattgaggtgaaaaattctttgtcaGACTCGGAATATTCCACCTTTGAATTTTGGGTGAAAAAGATGATTGAAGGccgacttttttttaattttagtAGAGCGCTCATTCGAAACACTTTTCCCGGCTTGATTAGATCTATCCCATCGGCTAGTAATAATCTCAAGGATTATATTGATCGGATGTCTAATTCATCATACTTGCAAGATAAATTTGCTATGATGAATCCCAACTGCATCCAACCTGAGGAATATGAATCCACCGAATGA
- the LOC124491436 gene encoding uncharacterized protein LOC124491436 isoform X1: MTKKNQIHWLRRHLLHLFASIDAGYDLHFIRDYKEYVDKLVKFVEMYGTSYATEHDKFKAVQKKVEALINSPEIPSLIKESLRSKFDRANELAADFSESKSRRKLDENNYIVKSLHAIQRGEISSAYCCSNEFRDYMPLYRHIVADHANLYVDDSIPQNESSDLSQIQGTSRNYPMVDQSTRSRDIQMLNEIEPPISLEHSYASLDEQSIPLDEQSISSDEQSIHSDDDDDESENYDDVDMIYLDEEEPFEEESFEEEQFEGDPIEFLIEVKNSLSDSEYSTFEFWVKKMIEGRLFFNFSRALIRNTFPGLIRSIPSASNNLKDYIDRMSNSSYLQDKFAMMNPNCIQPEEYESTE, encoded by the exons ATGACCAAGAAAAACCAAATCCATTGGTTGCGACGCCATTTATTGCATTTGTTCGCATCGATCGACGCAGGATACGATTTGCATTTCATCCGGGACTACAAAGAATATGTCGATAAACTTGTAAAATTTGTGGAGATGTATGGAACGTCTTACGCAACGGAACACGACAAGTTCAAGGCCGTGCAAAAAAAGGTGGAAGCTTTGATAAACTCACCAGAAATTCCGTCACTGATCAAAGAATCGTTAAGATCCAAATTTGATCGTGCGAATGAACTTGCTGCGGATTTTTCAGAG tCAAAATCAAGAAGAAAACTTGACGAGAATAATTACATTGTGAAATCATTGCATGCCATCCAAAGAGGCGAAATCTCTTCGGCATATTGCTGCAGCAATGAATTTCGCGATTACATGCCATTATATCGACATATCGTTGCTGATCATGCGAATTTATATGTCGACGACAGTATTCCTCAGAATGAATCATCCGATTTATCACAGATTCAAGGCACTTCCCGGAATTATCCGATGGTGGATCAATCAACACGCTCTCGGGAcattcaaatgttgaatgaaatcGAACCACCTATTTCTTTGGAACACTCGTACGCTTCTTTGGATGAACAATCCATTCCTTTGGATGAACAATCAATTTCTTCGGATGAACAATCCATTCattcggatgatgatgatgatgaatccgaAAATTACGACGATGTAGATATGATTTATCTCGACGAAGAAGAACCATTTGAAGAAGAATCATTTGAAGAAGAACAATTTGAAGGCGATCCAAtcgaatttttgattgaggtgaaaaattctttgtcaGACTCGGAATATTCCACCTTTGAATTTTGGGTGAAAAAGATGATTGAAGGccgacttttttttaattttagtAGAGCGCTCATTCGAAACACTTTTCCCGGCTTGATTAGATCTATCCCATCGGCTAGTAATAATCTCAAGGATTATATTGATCGGATGTCTAATTCATCATACTTGCAAGATAAATTTGCTATGATGAATCCCAACTGCATCCAACCTGAGGAATATGAATCCACCGAATGA